The Erigeron canadensis isolate Cc75 chromosome 1, C_canadensis_v1, whole genome shotgun sequence genome segment AGCCTTTTGTTGATGTTGAAAAAGCTGCTGATTCTGAAGATACTTCTCGAATGGAATCCTTGTCAAGGTGGGAAGAAAGCATTGGACCTGCTGAGCTGGAGAGGGCAGTTCTTTCTCTGTTGGAGTTTGGGCAAATATCAGCTGCAAGGCAGCTCCAGCATAAGCTATCTCCGTCACATTTACCATCAGAGTTCACTCTTGTGGATGCAGCGCTGAAGCTTGCAGCTATCTCAACTCCTAGCAACAAAGTAACGGTTTCCATGTTAGATGATGAAGTGCGTTCTGTAATTCAGTCGCACAACCTACCAGTTGACAATCAACTTGTTGATCCAATGCAGGTACTAATGAAATAACGTTGTAAACCTTTTAACTACTTATAAGttggttgattttgatattTCTTTTCTTAGGAGGGGTTAAACATTATCTTTAACTAAAGAGGAAATGGTTGTGTTGGTCCGTGTGGGTCCAAACAAGTTGTTTGTTTCCTAAATTTGTTTTAACACATAAAACCTCCTAGATAGCTTTATTTGACAGTTTTAGGTTGTTTTTGTaatacttttgatatttttaatcaTATCCAACACTAATAACTTGTGAACtaattctcaaaagaattttTTGTGATATTTCAACCCGTTACTCATCTTTTCACATTAAAATTTAGTATTTCCCATATTAATACCGAGTTCTTAAGTTGTTCCACACTTAATTACTTTTCATGCATTTGATTAAATATTGACAATAACATCTGAGGGTCAATTTTGTGAAATTTTAGGTATTGGAAAGTTTGACGACCTTTTTCGTAGATGGTAAAGGGCGTGGATTGTGTAAAAGATTAATGTCTGTGGTGAAAGCTGCGAATGTTTTGGGTCTTTCATTTTCAGaggcatttgataagactcccATTGAACTGCTACAACTGCTTTCTCTTAAGGCGCAAGACTCGTTCGAGGAAGCATATCTCTTAATTCAAACTCATTCCATGCCAGCTGGTAGTATTGCTCAGATCCTTGCAGAATCTTTTTTAAAGGTGCAATTTAATTTACTCGCCAGTTCACTAGTTTTTTGTAGGTTTCGATGTTCGAATATGAATCACTGATGAGATTATCCTCCTTATTCAGGGGTTATTAGCTGCACATCGTGGTGGTTATATTGAATCTCAAAAGGAGGAAGGCCCTGCCCCTTTATTGTGGAGATTTTCTGATTTCCTGAAGTGGGCTGAGCTGTGTCCGTCAGAATCAGAAATCGGTCATGCTTTGATGCGTTTAGTGATTACTGGACAGGAAATACCACATGCGTGTGAGGTACTCTTATCTTGCTGGATAATTTGTTAGAGAAACTCCCATCTGATTCTTTTTTTAGAGTTAATAAtttatatgatgatatgaaGTTTAAACTGCTCCTTGGGAAAGAATGGGAGGCTTGAGATCGGTTTCATCATAAACATCATCCTTAAAAAGTGGAATTTGCAACCCATTTACTAATGACTGGGTCGATTTAGGTtgtattttatctcaaaaaaagCGAGCTAGCTAAATGGTGAACTTATTGAAAATTCCCCAAGTTTTTGAACCTTTTAAGTTATTCGCTTCAAAGActtgtattgttattgtaattttttttagtttcaataACAATTACTACACTGtttatttattaagaaatatCAAATAGCACAAAATGAAATTTTTGGCTCAACTCAATCATCGCTGGCATGTTCTAATTGTAAATGCCTCTTTTTTACCCGTTACCCACCCGCCaatcttgccacctctagtcACCATGTGTTTGCTCatctcatatatttatatgacgTGTGTAACGGTGGTAGACAATATCATTGTTGTGTGATTAAGTATTGATTAACATATTCTCCTTTTCAGGTTGAGCTTCTTATTCTATCACACCACTTCTACAAGTCGTCCGCTTGCCTTGATGGTGTTGATGTTCTTGTGGCCCTAGCAGCAACCAGAGTAGATGCATATGTTTCTGAAGGCGATTTCCCATGTTTGGCCCGCCTAATAACAGGAGTTGGAAATTTTCATGCCCTCAATTTTATTCTTGGAATTCTTATTGAAAATGGGCAGTTGGAACTTCTCCTTCAGAAATACTCAGCTGCCGCTGACACTCACACTGGCACCACTCAGGCTGTCAGCGGATTCCGTATGGCTGTTCTCACATCACTCAAGCAATTCAACCCTAATGATCTCGATGCATTTGCCATGGTATGTGATCTATCCATAAGCCATTAATAGAGATGCGATCTGGGCAGGCGGGGTGGGTCGGGTAACGCGTCAAAGAGGGTAGAGTTTATACTGATCAAAACAGGCTGGGTCAGGTTGACCCAAAACAATCTTTTGTTTTACAAGTTTTCATCAATAAATTGTCAGAATTTTTATTAGTTGTCTTGAAATTTGTCTCATCTGACCCATTCCCCTTTGTATTTGTCTCATCTGATCCTGAGATAAAGCACACCTCAAACTGGTGTATTAGTTGATAAACGGGTGAAATTGACTTATTAGCATACTACAACacatctatatacataataGCAGTCTGTCAGTGATATGTTATTTACTTCCACCTCAGGTATATAATCACTTTGATATGAAGCATGAAACAGCTTCCCTACTCGAATCACGGGCTGAACAATCATATCACATGTGGTTTCATCGTTACAATAAGGATCACACAGAAGACCTCTTGGATTCGATGAGGTATTATATTGAAGCTGCTGAAGTTCATTCTTCCATTGATGCTGGTAAGAAAACCCGTGCTGCTTGTGCTAGTGCATCTCTCGTTTTACTTCAGATTCGGATGCCCGATTTCCAGTGGCTCAGTTTATCTGCTACCAATGCACGACGGGCTCTTGTGGAACAATCCCGTTTTCAAGAAGCCCTAATTGTTGCTGAAGCATATGGGCTGAATCAGCCTGGTGAGTGGGCGCTGGTTCTCTGGAATCAGATGTTAAAACCCGAGCTTACTGAGCAGTTTGTAGCAGAGTTTGTGGCAGTCCTCCCTCTTCATCCCACCATGCTTGCCGAAATCGCACGGTTCTATAGAGCTGAGGTGGCAGCCCGTGGGGATCAGTCTCAGTTCTCTGTTTGGCTGACAGGTGGAGGGTTACCTGCTGAGTGGGCAAAGTATCTAGAAAGATCATTTAGATGTTTACTAAAGAGGACAAGGGATCTACGGCTGAGATTGCAGTTGGCAACAGTAGCTACAGGATTCACGGATATTATTAATGGCTGCTTGAAAGCATTGGATCGAGTTCCTGACAATGGTGGGCCCCTTGTGTTGAGGAAAGGGCATGGTGGCGCCTACCTTCCATTAATGTAAAAAAGTAGAATATCTACAATCTGTAAGGTGGTGGAAAATTTTGCCGGGAAAAAGGTTAGTTGATTAGATTTGGAGTTTTGATGCATCACTTTTTTTGACCTTTTAGAGGGCGGCATTCGCTCACAGGAAAACACAGATATAGTCGACAGAGGAAAATGTTTGTGACGATTGTTTAGGTGTGTCTTTGGTTGAGGGAGTGTCTATTTGTGTTTAGTTGGTGTATAATTCTTTTTGTAACAAATGTACATTGTAGCATTTAGTGCCGGTTGTACAATTTCTTTAAATCTTAAAAACATACAAGATTATGGTGCGCTTTGCTACGTTACCCTTCTACATAGAAATGTTAGCTGTACCTGCAAAGACCAAGGTTACATGTAATATGGTTCAGCATATTTGGTGCTGTCCTCAATTATATCAATCCAAAGCAGGTTTAAGGCATTCGTCGTAGGACATCTCACAGCTAATGATCTATGTGTCAAAGGAATGTAAAACAAGGTATTGCTCAATAAACCTATGTTTAACAGACTACAGATTAATTCTTACCAATTAATTCTAGCACACACACAGTACCCACAAATAGCATTAGCTCCTGCAGTTGTGCATTACATGCTGTTACTGATATAACTGAAAAGTTTATGTTATTGGCATACACATGAGAATTGTATATTATTGGCTCATTCTCACATAAAAGCTCGAGTATAAACAGCCACCCATAATCTAGCAACGAGGGTATACAAAATTGTCATCTTAATCTTGCTTGGGGGGCTCAGTAGTTTGATGATTAGATGGCTGCAGCGATTGTTGGGCAAGGATTTTCTTTGTTCTTTCCAAAACACCAAAGAATATCGAACCTCCGATTCCTATCCACAGCACACGTGGCCCAATACCCTATACAATTCAACAGGTGCCATCTTTTCAACAAAATGTCTTATATAAAGTTTGATTACTTAAATTGAATCATAAACATTTGACCCAAATCCAAAGACCATTTTTTGTATTGATGACAATAGACGAATAACTCTAATGAATAAATTGtatataatgatgatgaagTGTGCAAAACTACCTACTATTAGTATAAAAAATGGAAGTATGTAATTGTAGAGAACCATTGCAGTTTTCAAAGGACAGTGGGGGGATTGCCTAAATGTGCTGCTTAGGGCATACAATGTTTATGTAGTAGTTTCTTAGTAACGAGTCAAACAGGTacattttttgtaaaaatggcttcaaagaaaaaaggtaaactggttGAGGGTCTTGGTTGAGGGTCTAAACTGTAATTTTGCTGCATAAAACTAtgattagttttttaaaaaaatgtattgatATTGAAATAATAAAGGATCTGGTAATTTTGGACAGGAAGTGTTTAGGGTAATCAGATAAAAATCATTCAAACAGAAAAAATTTTTACCTGTAACCCAACAAATTtactagttttatttttgatgggaTAAAGATCACAGACCTTAAGAAGGGCAGGAGGTCCTTCCTCTCTCAAGATTGTCTGCACACAATCAACTATTCCTTTGTACTGGTTTGCTGATCCCTGAATCATCAACCTAGTTTTTATGACATCAAGTGGAGTCGTTATAGCTCCGGTAAGTGCACCTGTAAAGGTATGTAAATATAACTTTCGTGATAAGTATCATACAGAGTTCCGTCGTAGAATTGCTTATTTCCTGATGTATGCATTAGTCATTAGTATTACCACCACTAAATTTCTTTATTTAGTCATATTATTGGAGACTATTTGAAAGATTTAACATACATCATGAAAATTTTGAGGAACTATGAAGCAGCCTGTTAAATAGATTTATGTTCCATGTACAATGGAAGTGCCACTTTTCTAATAGGATCATATTCTAAACGCAAGTATCAGAATTCTGATGTGATAAAACATGAAACTTTGGATAAGCATGGAAAATAACTGGAAAAGCATAAATACCAGCAAAGGCACCAATTGCTGCATTTTCAGGATCGTAGAGGTCTCTACGTGCCTGGCAGAAATTTGAAACCAGTTAAACAATTGCATTTAAACCAGAATAATGTTGGGATTATTATGATGTGAACACACAATTTGATAACTATGTATTTATGCATTTAAAATATAAGGGTCACTTACAGCCCACTTGTAGCCAATCCGAAGTTGCTCATATATACAGAACTGGATAGCGTCAAAAGGCAAATCTCGCAAGAGAAATGATCCATATCCCTAAAGTTATTGCATGTAAAATTTTAGAATTCGATTATGTATCACTTTCAAATACCATTAACTAAATACATGCAATACACATATAAAATGCATACTTTCCTTCCAATGCAAACTTTCCTTCTTGGATTGTTCCATAAAATATAGCATCTTCATTTTTAGCAAGATTCAAGTTAACCTTACCTATTTGCACTTAATGAATTACTTGTAACTGGAGGGGTTGATTTGGGTCTGAAAGAACTTATTATTTGTCCTCATTCAACAGTACTTTAGGCATTTGACAAATAGTCAAAACATTATAACCAAAAGTGAAGTCaaagttttcaattttcaagGAATAGGCAAATGTATGATGCTAGAATTTACGGAAAGTACAGCAAAACGTTAGTCGTTGTAGAGATGTTTAGAGAGGTGCATACCGCATATAGACCTTTAAAACCCTCCTTGGCAACAATAAGCCGGACTGCATCAGGAGCTGAGGCAAATTGACGAGTCTGCATTCTTTGCTTTACAACCTATATgtcaaattaaaatgaaaagctGAAACAGCAAAGTAGACCCTGGCAAAGCAGTATAAGAGAGAGGGATATATTCAACAACATTAAAGCTAGCAGTTTCAGCCCATTATATAGAAACGGGTTAATTTAGGTTGTACTCTATTATTAACAGGTCAAATATAGATAATAACGTGTCAGATTAATTAGAAGGGTCAAAAATAACATGCTGTATTGAAATGCTTACAACGTCCTTAAACGTTCTGTATTaccaaaattaaataattaatcacGTAAAAAGCTCTCAAAAATGGACAAAAAATGTAAGTGGCCGGCCAAGCCTAACCCAACCCTGCCCATtataacccaaacccactttTACATTATCCAACCTGCATACTGCAaccccaaaaaaaataaaaaaattctatgTACCTCTGTTGGAACGCGTACAAGAGATGCAGCAATTCCTCCAATTGCACCTGATGTCTACATAACATTGCACAAACCTTTATAGTAGACATACAAAGGCATCACAGTTcacaaaactaaaaagaaaatgctATTAACAAGAAGGCTTATTTTCCGCTTCCATCTGGGATGCATCTTTACAGGATACATATGTGTCACACTTGTCCCTATCTCCGAATTCTAAATCTTTACATTTTATCCCACCGCATCTATTACATTTCACAAAATGTAGATGGAATAAGCCTTACCAGATACGCAACAGAACTAAGATTGTCAGGAAGCATCtttaacagttttttttttgcaggTTCATAAACGCCAACGAACAAGGCAGAAGCCCTATATTCAAATTAGAAAATCCAATATGGTAAGAATACAAGTAAATAGACAAAATGATATACACATAAACACATATCATAGGTTTTAAGCAAACTAGTAAGCAACACTGAACTGGAAAAAGGTGGAAACACATCAAAATTAAATATCCTTACGGTAAAACACCAACAAGATTTCCAGCCAATCCTGAATATAGCCCCTGGAGAACAATTTTTCCGCCACCCCGGGCTGCCTACAGTGATAACATAACGTTGATCAGAATAACCCTTTacgttattatttatttatctcaGATATAGACAAATCCGTAGATATTGACGCTACAACAAACAATTATTAAGTCATGTACAACAAACTCGGACATTGAACCTACCTGAAGTCTCGTCTTAATCGTATCAATTGGATATAAAGCTGTTTCCACGACAACTCCAGCTGTACCTCCCGCTATAAAACCGTCTGCACTAATCATGAGAATAATGAGaactgcttttttttttctatgcaTATGCCTATATAGTTGCTAACTTAGGTGCATCaatagtctttttttttcttttggtaagACGTCTCGTGGTTTAAACTGAATATGCAGAGATCACCAACAGTTCTAACTAAATGGTAATAGACAATATAAAGATAGATTTAactaaatagttatataaaaaaaaaatcgagaCATGCCAATTAAGGTTCGTAAGAAATCAAACGGCTTTTCTTCCCCTATGCTGACTGATGCAAAAGATTTTTTCGGTATCAACTTCAATGTTTGTGATTTCCCACTTGATACATCTGCAAAACCACACACCTGCTCAAACAAGAACCATGATATAAATGGCACTAACCAAGACAAAACTGAAACAGCAAAAAATTACATCAGGAATATGCTAGAATTGGAGACCTgaactattttaaaaataatcaaaattcataatcaaactatataacATGACAATAAGATTATTCTTTCAAGTAcacttatttatattcattCAATACCTACATCATATACTACTAAGAGAAATTACTTGAGTAACCAATATATACTATTTTAACCaagttttttgggtttttcacaaaatcgcaatgagaggCTTGAGACttacaataatgataataataataatctcttttTAGCAATTCAAAACATGCATATTTATTGTGTAACAATACTTaaatttcacacacacacaaaaaaaaaaaaaaatgtattatcatTATATGCCACCAATATTGGGTAaagtaatattaatattataatattagtaAAACGTAGAAAGTTacctgatgaagaagaagttgagTTATTAGAGTGAATGGCTAAAGTAAGAGGACCcatttgattattttaattatattccaaTGTAGTGAAGCCCGCCTGcagattaaattaaaaatttaaagattcATTCAGTAAACAGAATGTATGAGAAAATCAATGAGGTACGTAGATGGATGGGTTGGTGAAGTGACGATACATACAGGGTGGGGTGGGTAGGTGCTGCCCCAGCAGCTATGGAGGATAGATAGAGATAAATACGGTGTTATGTTGCTACAAGAGCAACCATGGTGACAATGGTCTATTTTGATTGGGTAAGGATATAGTCTAGGATTTGGGTTGGGCTTCAAAGTTTGGTTATGGACTATGAAAATGTTTGTTAAACAGCTTATCATTTAATAAGTCCGGGGATGCTTGGTTCAGCAAAGGGAATGCCAAGGAATATAATGAGCATTTTTTAGtattcttttaattattaatgttgcTTGGTTATAAATGTAAATCAATTAAATACTAGTTaatctaaaaaatatttataaaatgctAACATctcatattataaaaaaaaaaaaaaaaaaaaaaaaactgttcctctaaaaaaaattaaaaggaatttaatttaaaaatgttcACATTTATGTTAAGACATTACATTATAGTAATTACATTTATCTATGACTATAATAACTAAACTATAATGTATTCCATATATCGATCTTATATGACACGTAGTTGGTTTTAATCATGATTAAAGTATGTGTTTTATGCTCtatattttattagatagtttAAAATATTGTCATAAGTCATTTTTGGAAGTTACATAAAAATATGAATTCGGAAGTGAGTGTGgaagttatataaaaatgagGTTAATTTGGAGGTCATTCATTACCTAGCTTTATTACCCTCAATTTAGTGAGGAATGGAGTATTATATGGTAATGGGTAATGATTACTTAGTGAATAACAAACCAAGAACcattaatgataattatttccATTACCCACCCCATAATACCCTCAACCAAGCACCCTCTAAGTGTTTAAAACGAGTTAGTatactcaaaagtcaaaaccagTTCCAAACTGAAACTGGGTTTGTTCAACGCAATCAAAAACCGATTTTGACCGAAAAGCCTAAGATAACAAATAGAATATGATAAAGGGagtttattgattaatttgttaTGAATTACAACTTATCAAGGCCCCAATTTATACAAGAAATCTAAGAgctaattataaaaacaaaatcataGTTGAAAACCGTCTTGATCTTTTGAGTGTTGCCTAAGTCGAGATCTTCTAATTTTGGATATGACAATTTGAGCTGATCCAAAATTCTCTTCTTTCTAATActcccctcaagttgaatagtgGGATCACCAATATTCAAGTTGGATTAGTTTTGAGTTTTCATTTGAACTACCGCCTTCTTCAGACATGGtagtttttgattttagttTGATTTGATCTACCGCCTTCATCAGACATAGTAGATTTTGGTTTGGACTACCGCCTTTTTCAGACATGGTAGATTTCGGTTTGGAGCTACCGCCTTCAGACATGGTAGTCTTACAGTTTATTTAGTGAGATACCGCCTTCGGACATGGTAGATTTGGTTTGAGATACCGTCTTCAACAGACATGGTATCTTTTGGTTTGAGATGTTGTACCGTCTTCACTTCTTTATACACCTATATCTCCCCCGAAAAATACAGGTATATTTCTTAAAACTCCAATACCCATTCGAATCTGTATTGGTTGCATATGCTGATCCATTTAAAAATAATGggctttttgtgtttttattattaagcCCATAACAATACTTTTCCATTTTTGGCCCACTTTGAAATCGGTCAACAACCCTTTTCCATGTTGAAATTGATCAGTATATTGGTAGTCgatatagagatatagatatagttgtGAGCGATTTGTTAAATTAGGCGGCCATAGGGTTTCAAAttatcttttcctttctttcggTTGAATCAAATTTCAGGTTAAAGATTTATATATGCTTCAACTCATTCGTGCATAATATATAtctgtatgtgtgtatatatatatatatatatatattctaagtGTCGTGTTGATAAAGCAGGACAGGAGACAGCCTTTCATATATTGGTGATCGATAATGGAAATGTTTAAGGTAATACGGCCTCCGCATTATCACCCACTCATTACGTATATTATTgactaatattaatattt includes the following:
- the LOC122601467 gene encoding S-adenosylmethionine carrier 1, chloroplastic/mitochondrial, which codes for MGPLTLAIHSNNSTSSSSDVSSGKSQTLKLIPKKSFASVSIGEEKPFDFLRTLIDGFIAGGTAGVVVETALYPIDTIKTRLQAARGGGKIVLQGLYSGLAGNLVGVLPASALFVGVYEPAKKKLLKMLPDNLSSVAYLTSGAIGGIAASLVRVPTEVVKQRMQTRQFASAPDAVRLIVAKEGFKGLYAGYGSFLLRDLPFDAIQFCIYEQLRIGYKWAARRDLYDPENAAIGAFAGALTGAITTPLDVIKTRLMIQGSANQYKGIVDCVQTILREEGPPALLKGIGPRVLWIGIGGSIFFGVLERTKKILAQQSLQPSNHQTTEPPKQD